Proteins from one Gloeocapsa sp. PCC 73106 genomic window:
- a CDS encoding DUF1868 domain-containing protein has product MNETYQDYINRVVPMTLRATHEGQLNSIQKSAKFEQGQPVAFPGYTIMTPTFAQDSQNQAFYRLIQSCQAQLLDELGSELIVMVPPLSFHLTVADLVWDSNYLAGVEENTDFEINLRKEVDNSFQDYRRLKQPEDSIEFQLLGITIFPRALAVSLVAKTEEDYHNITQVRQLVYQNRSLIASGVQQQYTFTPHITLGYFGEIGPDFNSDRLLQTLANINEQWIDTEAPALSVRRIQLHKFDNMIDYYRESDWPEIVF; this is encoded by the coding sequence TTGAACGAAACTTACCAAGACTATATTAATAGAGTTGTGCCTATGACACTTAGAGCAACTCATGAAGGACAACTCAATAGTATCCAAAAATCGGCTAAGTTTGAACAGGGTCAACCAGTAGCTTTTCCTGGTTATACGATCATGACTCCTACTTTTGCTCAAGATTCCCAGAATCAAGCTTTTTATCGCCTCATTCAATCTTGTCAAGCACAATTATTGGATGAATTGGGTTCAGAATTAATAGTGATGGTACCCCCCCTTAGCTTTCATCTGACTGTAGCTGATTTGGTTTGGGATAGTAACTATTTAGCAGGGGTTGAAGAAAATACTGATTTTGAAATAAATCTGAGAAAAGAAGTAGATAATAGTTTTCAAGACTATCGACGCTTAAAACAACCGGAAGATTCTATCGAATTTCAACTACTGGGTATAACCATTTTCCCCAGGGCTTTAGCTGTCTCTCTAGTAGCCAAAACCGAGGAAGATTATCATAATATTACTCAAGTACGTCAATTAGTTTACCAAAATCGTTCTTTGATCGCGTCAGGAGTACAACAGCAATATACCTTTACCCCGCATATTACCCTGGGTTATTTTGGAGAAATTGGACCAGACTTTAATAGCGATCGCCTACTGCAAACTTTAGCAAACATTAATGAACAATGGATTGACACTGAAGCACCAGCTTTAAGCGTTCGACGTATCCAATTACATAAATTTGATAACATGATTGATTATTATCGAGAATCAGATTGGCCAGAGATAGTTTTTTGA
- a CDS encoding cobalt-precorrin-8X methylmutase, with protein sequence MSELNHPILQESFEIIDREIGQHSLSLQEYAIARRVIHATADFDFLDLLKFSPEVIEIALDSLSGQTPIITDVTMVQQGIKTLVTKTFNNPLISAVDQIEISLPGKTRTETGILQCYQQYPRGIYVIGNAPTALLALCSQIEYNSRIPALIIGAPVGFVKVIEAKEALTMTKVPYILVQGRKGGSPVASAIVNALLILAAEKWL encoded by the coding sequence TTGAGTGAACTAAATCACCCCATATTACAAGAAAGTTTTGAGATTATTGACCGAGAAATAGGTCAGCACAGTCTTAGTCTTCAAGAATACGCGATCGCCCGTAGAGTTATTCACGCTACAGCCGATTTTGATTTTCTTGATTTGTTAAAATTTAGTCCGGAGGTCATTGAAATTGCTTTAGATAGTCTTTCCGGACAAACTCCCATTATCACCGATGTAACTATGGTGCAACAGGGGATAAAAACCCTAGTTACTAAGACTTTTAATAACCCTCTAATTAGTGCAGTGGATCAGATAGAGATATCCTTACCGGGCAAAACTCGCACCGAAACGGGTATACTCCAATGTTATCAGCAATATCCTCGGGGAATTTATGTCATTGGTAACGCACCTACGGCCCTTTTAGCCCTGTGTTCTCAAATTGAGTACAACTCGAGAATACCTGCTCTGATTATTGGTGCACCCGTGGGCTTTGTCAAAGTCATTGAGGCTAAAGAAGCTTTAACCATGACCAAAGTACCTTATATACTCGTCCAAGGACGTAAGGGAGGTTCCCCCGTAGCATCAGCCATCGTTAACGCTTTATTAATTTTAGCGGCAGAAAAATGGCTATAG
- a CDS encoding bifunctional cobalt-precorrin-7 (C(5))-methyltransferase/cobalt-precorrin-6B (C(15))-methyltransferase, with product MAIDVVGIGLDGIRGLTEKTRELVTKAELIVGSQRHLSYFPEHKGNKLLLTDFRAIIPQLREALRQNQAIAIIVSGDPLFFGLGRLLLTEFSSELLEFHPHLSSVQLAFSKIKIPWQDAQLISVHGRNLDELTLALQRGVSKIALLTDQRHHPRAIARHLKVGSPNRYDLWICENLGDTQERMTQIDADQVWSFIEQTFPEFSTLNVVILIRQDTPVVPEKLPLLGIPDEVFCRFSDRPGLMTKKEIRLLILGELALQPGQIVWDIGAGTGSVSVEIARLSPTSQIYAIEKTAMGISLIEQNCQRLQLTNIIPVYGQAPDILVDLPQSDRIFIGGSGGNLISILDFCQTRLRKDGVIAIALATIEHVHLGLTWFKEHHWNYNLLQLQISRSVAVGELTRFQPLNPVTVLVASPK from the coding sequence ATGGCTATAGACGTGGTAGGAATCGGTTTAGATGGGATAAGGGGGTTGACAGAGAAAACTAGAGAGCTCGTGACTAAAGCAGAATTAATAGTAGGAAGTCAGCGTCACCTGAGTTATTTTCCCGAACATAAAGGAAATAAGTTACTCTTAACCGATTTTAGGGCTATAATACCTCAGTTACGAGAGGCTTTAAGGCAAAACCAAGCGATCGCCATTATTGTCAGTGGAGATCCCTTGTTTTTCGGTTTAGGACGCTTACTATTAACTGAGTTTAGCTCAGAACTATTAGAATTTCATCCCCATCTGAGTTCGGTACAACTAGCTTTCAGTAAAATAAAAATACCCTGGCAAGATGCTCAACTAATTAGCGTTCATGGTAGAAATTTAGACGAACTTACCCTAGCTTTACAACGAGGAGTGAGTAAGATAGCCCTACTTACCGATCAACGCCATCATCCCAGGGCGATCGCACGTCATCTAAAAGTAGGATCCCCAAACCGTTATGACTTGTGGATTTGCGAAAATCTCGGCGATACTCAAGAAAGAATGACTCAGATTGACGCGGATCAAGTATGGAGTTTTATTGAGCAAACCTTTCCAGAATTTTCTACCCTCAACGTGGTGATTCTGATTCGTCAAGACACACCCGTGGTACCAGAAAAATTACCCCTGTTGGGAATACCCGACGAAGTATTTTGCCGTTTTAGCGATCGCCCGGGTTTGATGACTAAAAAAGAAATTCGTCTACTTATTTTGGGAGAATTAGCTTTACAACCGGGTCAAATTGTCTGGGATATTGGCGCAGGTACAGGTTCAGTTTCAGTAGAAATCGCCCGGTTATCTCCTACTTCTCAAATTTACGCCATTGAAAAAACCGCGATGGGAATTAGTTTGATCGAGCAAAACTGTCAAAGATTGCAACTTACCAATATTATTCCCGTTTATGGACAAGCCCCAGATATTCTCGTTGATTTACCCCAGAGCGATCGCATTTTTATCGGGGGGAGTGGAGGTAATTTAATCTCTATCTTAGACTTTTGTCAAACCAGATTAAGAAAAGATGGAGTGATTGCGATCGCTTTAGCCACGATTGAACACGTTCATCTCGGCTTAACCTGGTTCAAAGAACATCACTGGAACTATAATTTACTCCAGTTACAAATATCTCGTTCCGTTGCAGTTGGGGAATTGACGCGTTTTCAACCCCTTAATCCTGTAACTGTTTTGGTAGCTTCTCCCAAATAA